GCGATTCGACTGGCCACAGCGTAGTCAGCCTGCGGCACTGACGGCAATCGTCAGAACGATCAACCGCAGTGACCGTTTTGATCACGGCGGGCTTTTTCGTCGCGGCGGCTTTATCATTGGCCCACGTTTGTTGGCAGAGTCTTTCATGAAATTCGCGATTGCAGTGTTTAGCGCCGCCCACGCGCCCTCCTCGCGCCGCGCCCTGTTGTTCGCCCAGGCGGCCCTGGCCGGCGGGCATGAGATTGTGCGGCTGTTTTTTTATCAGGATGGCGTATACAGCGCGTCCAATAACATCGTCGCGCCCCAGGATGAGCAAGACATCGCCTGCCAATGGCGCGAGTTCGTCAGCGCCCACCAGCTCGACGGCGTGGTGTGCATCGCCGCTGCCCTGCGCCGTGGGGTGCTCAACGCCGAGGAAGCCACGCGCTATCAACGCAGCGCGGTAAATCTGGATGCGCCCTGGGCGCTGTCGGGCCTGGGGCAATTGCATGACGCCATCCAGGACGCCGACCGCCTGATCTGTTTTGGAGGCTCGTAAGATGGCCAAATCATTGTTGGTGATCAGCCGCCAGGCGCTGTGGTCCGGGCCAAGTGCACGGGAAGCGCTGGACATCGTGCTGGCCGGCGGCGCGTTCGATCTACCTGTCGGCCTGCTGTTTCTCGATGACGGTGTGTTCCAACTGGCGCCGCAGCAGGACGCAAAGGCCGTGCAGCAAAAGGATTTGAGCGCCAATCTGCAAGCCCTGGGCCTGTTCGGCATTGATGAGGTGTTCGCCTGCCGCCACAGCCTGGCCGAGCGCGGGCTGGCTTCGCCGGCAAGCGCCCAGGCGCTGGACAGCGCAGATATCTGCAAACTGATTGATCGTTACGACCAGGTGATGACCCTCTGATGGCGACCTTACATGTAGTCTCTCACTCCCCGTTCACCGATAGCCGCCTGGACAGCTGCCTGCGTGTCTGTGGCAGCGCGGACGCCATCCTGCTGTGCGGCGACGGCGCCTACGGCCTGCACAACCCGGCCCTGCCCACCAAGGGCATAAAGGTGTTCGTCCTGGCTGAAGACCTGCAGGCGCGCAACTTGCCTCTGCCGGACTGGGCCGACAGCGTGGATTATCCCGGTTTTGTGCAGCTGTCCATCGACTACGACAAGGTCAACAGCTGGCTATGAACACCCTGACCGTCGGCACGCGTACCCTGGAACTGGACAAGGACGGCTACCTCGTCGACCTCAACGCCTGGTCCGCCGAAGTGGCCACTGCCCTGGCGGCCGCCGAATCGCTGGAGTTGACCCCGGACCACTGGGAAATCCTCGAACTGCTGCGCGGCTTTTACGCTGAGTACCAGCTGTCCCCCGCCACGCGCCCGCTGATCAAGTACACCGCCTTGAAGCTCGGGGCGCAAAAGGGCAACAGCCTGCACCTCAACAAACTGTTCAACGGCACTCCCGCCAAACTCGCCGCCAAGCTGGCGGGCCTGCCCAGGCCGACGAATTGCTTATGACCGACTTTGCCCCCCTGACCCTCTCCACGCCCGAAGAACATCCGTTTGCGCCCTTCGTGCGCATCCTCGGCAAAGGCAAGCGCGGCGCACGCAACCTCACCCGTGAGGAAGCGCGCGAAGCCATGGGCATGCTGCTCGACGAAAAAGTCGAAGATACCCAGCTGGGCGCCTTCCTCATGCTGCTGCGCCACAAGGAAGAAAGCCCGGAAGAGCTCGCCGGCTTCACTGAAGCGGTGCGTGAACGCTTGCATGCGCCAGCCCTGAATGTGGACATCGACTGGCCGACCTACGCCGGCAAAAAGCGCCACTTGCCGTGGTTCCTGCTGGCGGCCAAATGCCTGGCGCACAATGGCGTGCGCATCCTCATGCACGGCGGCGGCGCGCATACTGCAGGCCGTTTGTACACCGAGCAGTTGCTGGAGCATTTGCAGATACCGCTGTGCCGCAATTGGCAGCAGGTCGAGGCGGCGTATGAACACGGCAACCTGGCGTTTATCCCGCTGGGCGATTGGGCGCCGCAGTTGCAGCGCATGATCGACCTGCGCAACACCCTGGGCCTGCGCTCGCCGATCCACTCCCTGGCACGTTTGCTCAACCCGCTGAATGCCCGTTGCGGCCTGCAAAGCATTTTCCACCCCGGCTACCAAGGCGTACACCGCGACGCCAGTGGCCTGCTGGGCGACAACGTGATTGTGGTCAAGGGCGATGGCGGCGAGATCGAAATCAACCCTGATACCCTCAGCCACTTGTATGGCACCACTGGCGGCCAGAGCTGGGACGAAGAATGGCCCGCCCTCTCCGCCCAGCGCCACGTCAAACCCGCGAGCCTGGAGCCTGAGCATCTCAAGGCCGTGTGGCGTGGCGATGTCGAGGACAGCTACCCGCAACTGGCCCTGATCGCGACCATGGCCCTGGCCTTGCGCGGCCTCGGACGCACGCGCGAGCAGGCATTCGAACTGGCCCAACAGTACTGGGATGCACGGGACAGATCGATTTAATCGATCATTCACCTCCGGTCTTTGCGCTTTTAGTTCGAACTCATCCCTTTAGACTGGGCTCCAACGCTTATTAGCCAAGGAGCCAGTCATGGGTTTGCTGATCGAAGGACATTGGAAAGACCAGTGGTACGAAAGTAGCGCGGACGGCGCTTTCCAGCGTGAACAGGCGCAACGCCGTCACTGGGTGACCGCCGATGGCCAACCCGGTCCGAGTGGCGAAGGCGGCTTCAAGGCCGAGGCTGGCCGCTACCACCTCTACGTGTCCCTCGCCTGCCCCTGGGCCCACCGCACCTTGATCCTGCGCAAGCTCAAGGGCCTGGAAGACCTGATTGACGTCTCCGTGGTCAGTTGGCTGATGCTGGAAAACGGCTGGACCTTCGACAAGGCCCACGGCTCCAGCGGCGACGCGCTGGACGGTTTCGACTTCATGCACCAGCGCTATACCGCCGACACCGCTGACTACACCGGTCGCGTCACGGTGCCGGTGCTATGGGACAAACAGCTCAAACGCATCGTCAGCAATGAATCGGCGGAGATCATCCGCATGTTCAACAGCGCGTTCAACGGGTTGACCGGCAACACCCTGGACTTCTACCCGCAAGCCCTGCGCCCGACCATCGACGCGCTGAACGAACGCATCTACCCGGCCGTGAACAATGGCGTGTACCGCGCAGGCTTCGCCACTTCGCAGCAGGCGTATGAAGCTGCGTTCGATGACGTGTTTGCCGAGTTGGACCATTTGGAGCTGCACCTGGGCGAGCATCGCTACCTGGCGGGCGAGTACCTGACCGAGGCGGATGTACGGCTGTTCACTACGCTGATTCGTTTTGATGCGGTGTATTACAGCCACTTCAAATGCAACCTGCGACGGATAGCCGATTATCCGAACCTGTCGAATTGGCTGCGGGAAATGTATCAGTG
This region of Pseudomonas sp. MUP55 genomic DNA includes:
- the tusD gene encoding sulfurtransferase complex subunit TusD: MKFAIAVFSAAHAPSSRRALLFAQAALAGGHEIVRLFFYQDGVYSASNNIVAPQDEQDIACQWREFVSAHQLDGVVCIAAALRRGVLNAEEATRYQRSAVNLDAPWALSGLGQLHDAIQDADRLICFGGS
- the tusC gene encoding sulfurtransferase complex subunit TusC, with the translated sequence MAKSLLVISRQALWSGPSAREALDIVLAGGAFDLPVGLLFLDDGVFQLAPQQDAKAVQQKDLSANLQALGLFGIDEVFACRHSLAERGLASPASAQALDSADICKLIDRYDQVMTL
- the tusB gene encoding sulfurtransferase complex subunit TusB, with amino-acid sequence MATLHVVSHSPFTDSRLDSCLRVCGSADAILLCGDGAYGLHNPALPTKGIKVFVLAEDLQARNLPLPDWADSVDYPGFVQLSIDYDKVNSWL
- a CDS encoding TusE/DsrC/DsvC family sulfur relay protein → MNTLTVGTRTLELDKDGYLVDLNAWSAEVATALAAAESLELTPDHWEILELLRGFYAEYQLSPATRPLIKYTALKLGAQKGNSLHLNKLFNGTPAKLAAKLAGLPRPTNCL
- a CDS encoding glycosyl transferase family protein; translated protein: MTDFAPLTLSTPEEHPFAPFVRILGKGKRGARNLTREEAREAMGMLLDEKVEDTQLGAFLMLLRHKEESPEELAGFTEAVRERLHAPALNVDIDWPTYAGKKRHLPWFLLAAKCLAHNGVRILMHGGGAHTAGRLYTEQLLEHLQIPLCRNWQQVEAAYEHGNLAFIPLGDWAPQLQRMIDLRNTLGLRSPIHSLARLLNPLNARCGLQSIFHPGYQGVHRDASGLLGDNVIVVKGDGGEIEINPDTLSHLYGTTGGQSWDEEWPALSAQRHVKPASLEPEHLKAVWRGDVEDSYPQLALIATMALALRGLGRTREQAFELAQQYWDARDRSI
- a CDS encoding glutathione S-transferase family protein; the protein is MGLLIEGHWKDQWYESSADGAFQREQAQRRHWVTADGQPGPSGEGGFKAEAGRYHLYVSLACPWAHRTLILRKLKGLEDLIDVSVVSWLMLENGWTFDKAHGSSGDALDGFDFMHQRYTADTADYTGRVTVPVLWDKQLKRIVSNESAEIIRMFNSAFNGLTGNTLDFYPQALRPTIDALNERIYPAVNNGVYRAGFATSQQAYEAAFDDVFAELDHLELHLGEHRYLAGEYLTEADVRLFTTLIRFDAVYYSHFKCNLRRIADYPNLSNWLREMYQWPGVAQTVDFEHIKGHYYASHRTINPTGIVPKGPLQRFDTGHDRQRLSGKGVWS